The DNA sequence GGTCCAGCACCTGACAGCACCGCTGCTACTCCACAACCACGGAGCACCCGCAGATATTCCGCCGACGCCGGCATGGCGGCCGCCCGCTGCGGCTGGTGCAGGACATCCTCGGTCGCGGGCATCAGCAGGTCCGGCCGTTCGGTGAGCGCCACCACCAGCAGCGCCGCCCGGCTCAGGTTGAACCGCGCGTCGGTGTGGCTCACCTGCTCGGGAAGCAGCACCCGGGTCTCGGCCGTCGACGACCGCTGCTGCGGGATGGCCGGGAACAGGTGGATGTCGGGGTGCAGCCGCACCGGCGCCGCCGCGTAGCGTGCGTGCGCGCCCTCGCCCTCGGTCCAGGTGACCACGGCGCCGCCCAGCACGGCGGCGGCGGCGTTGTCGGGGTGACCCTCGAACGCCGAGGAGAGCTGGACCAGTTGCTCCACGGTGAGCGGGGTCGAATCAGTCTGGGCGACAAGGCCGTTGGCGGCAGCCAAGCCACCGACGACGGCGGCCGCCGACGACCCCAGGCCGCGGGAGTGCGGAATGTCGTTGCGGCAGCGCACCACAAGCCCC is a window from the Mycolicibacterium litorale genome containing:
- the thrB gene encoding homoserine kinase, whose translation is MTQTLPSGLTATAVVSASSANLGPGFDSLGLALSLYDEIIVETVESGLTVTVEGEGAGQVPLDSSHLVVRAIEAGLRSAGCEAPGLVVRCRNDIPHSRGLGSSAAAVVGGLAAANGLVAQTDSTPLTVEQLVQLSSAFEGHPDNAAAAVLGGAVVTWTEGEGAHARYAAAPVRLHPDIHLFPAIPQQRSSTAETRVLLPEQVSHTDARFNLSRAALLVVALTERPDLLMPATEDVLHQPQRAAAMPASAEYLRVLRGCGVAAVLSGAGPAVIALSSEPELPAEAVEFGAAHGFTIAEMAVGDGVRWSTGVAARS